In Gossypium raimondii isolate GPD5lz chromosome 12, ASM2569854v1, whole genome shotgun sequence, a single window of DNA contains:
- the LOC105762193 gene encoding uncharacterized protein LOC105762193 has translation MDPKASELKEMEQTDETILVRPVLHEHPLKFCEVTENLGERVCNACRLELSGPGYICQGCQYILYENCAKLPDKIQHPLHPQHHLNLYARYTSLDENICDKCQEFSFGFIYLCEQCDFKLDLKCATRAPSESGRTTLKESKRETELFHFTDKHKLLFCNFTDSVVESRCNICQLQIFGPAYHCRKCGWVLHESCLRLPQEMQAPIHSQHTLTLSYTRYGGCHACSLKLLPSGYFKSYNYGCKDCGVNYHIACAISLTRPLKLDSHMHHLYYFGTDFDRFFAMYRDFIDHYAALFCSHCCQICSGQSFYRCLECFVNFHIECLSLPQIIKSKCHTHSYIEDDSEEHYCDECEEKRHPSHHVYYCEECPGMFVAHIDCALSKVSFYI, from the exons ATGGATCCTAAAGCTTCGGAGCTGAAGGAAATGGAGCAGACTGATGAAACGATTCTG GTCCGACCAGTCCTCCATGAACATCCATTGAAATTTTGCGAGGTAACTGAAAACTTGGGAGAAAGGGTTTGCAATGCTTGTCGTTTAGAACTTAGTGGTCCAGGCTACATCTGTCAAGGATGCCAATATATCCTATATGAAAACTGTGCTAAATTACCCGATAAGATACAACACCCTCTTCATCCTCAACATCATCTCAACCTCTACGCTAGATATACATCGCTGGAcgaaaatatatgtgataagTGTCAAGAATTTTCTTTCGGTTTCATTTATCTTTGCGAGCAGTGTGATTTCAAGCTCGATCTGAAATGCGCAACTCGAGCACCCTCTGAAAGTGGGCGCACAACGTTGAAAGAGTCGAAGAGGGAAACTGAGCTATTCCATTTCACTGACAAGCACAAGCTACTGTTTTGCAATTTTACTGACTCTGTAGTTGAAAGCCGATGCAATATTTGTCAACTGCAAATCTTTGGTCCAGCATACCATTGCAGGAAATGTGGTTGGGTTCTTCATGAATCTTGTCTTAGGTTACCACAAGAAATGCAAGCACCTATTCATTCCCAACACACTTTGACTCTAAGCTACACGAGATATGGAGGGTGCCATGCATGTTCACTAAAGCTGTTACCATCTGGCTATTTTAAGAGTTATAACTATGGTTGTAAAGATTGTGGCGTCAACTACCATATTGCATGTGCAATTTCCCTAACACGGCCTCTGAAACTTGACTCTCACATGCACcatctttattattttgggaCGGACTTTGATCGATTCTTTGCCATGTACCGTGACTTCATTGATCACTATGCTGCACTATTTTGTAGTCACTGTTGTCAAATTTGCAGTGGGCAATCTTTCTATCGTTGTCTTGAGTGTTTCGTCAATTTCCACATAGAATGTCTATCCTTACCTCAAATTATCAAATCCAAATGCCACACCCATTCGTATATCGAAGATGATTCAGAGGAGCATTACTGTGATGAATGTGAAGAAAAAAGACACCCAAGCCATCATGTTTACTATTGTGAAGAATGCCCAGGAATGTTTGTTGCTCATATAGATTGTGCACTTTCTAAGgtaagtttttatatataa
- the LOC128035510 gene encoding uncharacterized protein LOC128035510, translated as MEIKLASHEHSMGYHCLDDETDDKWCDKCRETICGAAYACVRCELWLHELCAKAIQYLPPEITHPLHSHHHLILDWSGSGSFGSFTCDLCLKIPSATYYSCCRCSFELDLVCAFASSDDHVARKKRQRSNADREKQIMQHYCHIHPLILYKYSNEGEHDYNCRWCDKPLTGIFYGCKSCGFFLHEFCSDKIPKTLNHPFHPSHPLRLDFVDATCNACTQQIKLSNKDFSTAAYGCQICNFNLDFGCAKLLPNLNHEGHNHCLTYVGPTFRDPTRKYHFQCSSCRELCLDTFYRCVQCDLNLHLIKCVPVPPLAKHRYHRHPLLLNQPIREDEIGEYYCDICEKERDPTHEVYYCQKCTYIAHIECVSIRSHPFFSLLYFYILLYSSFSNNGMFAVH; from the coding sequence ATGGAGATCAAACTTGCCAGTCATGAGCATTCAATGGGCTATCATTGTCTCGATGATGAGACAGATGATAAATGGTGTGATAAATGCAGGGAGACCATCTGTGGTGCAGCCTATGCATGTGTAAGGTGCGAACTCTGGTTGCATGAATTGTGCGCCAAAGCTATACAATATCTGCCTCCAGAGATTACACATCCTCTCCACTCACACCACCATCTTATTTTAGATTGGTCTGGATCCGGTTCTTTCGGATCATTTACCTGTGATCTATGTTTGAAGATTCCTTCGGCCACCTATTACAGTTGTTGTCGGTGCTCCTTCGAGCTCGATTTAGTTTGCGCTTTTGCAAGCAGTGATGATCATGTAGCTAGGAAGAAGAGGCAGAGATCCAATGCAGATAGGGAGAAACAGATAATGCAGCATTACTGCCACATCCATCCGCTGATCCTCTACAAGTATAGCAATGAGGGAGAACATGATTATAATTGTCGTTGGTGTGACAAGCCATTGACGGGCATTTTCTACGGTTGTAAAAGTTGTGGCTTCTTCCTTCATGAATTTTGCAGTGATAAGATACCCAAAACATTGAACCATCCTTTCCATCCATCACACCCTCTTCGCTTGGATTTCGTTGACGCAACTTGCAATGCTTGTACACAACAGATTAAATTGAGTAATAAAGACTTCTCCACCGCTGCCTATGGTTGCCAAATTTGCAATTTCAACCTTGATTTTGGGTGTGCAAAACTATTACCTAACCTTAACCATGAGGGCCACAACCATTGCCTCACTTATGTTGGTCCCACTTTCAGGGATCCAACTAGAAAATATCATTTCCAATGCAGCTCCTGCCGTGAGCTGTGTTTAGACACCTTTTATCGTTGTGTGCAGTGTGATCTCAATCTCCACCTTATTAAATGTGTTCCAGTTCCACCTTTAGCTAAACATAGATATCATAGACATCCACTCCTCCttaatcaaccaattagagaagATGAGATTGGAGAGTATTACTGTGATATTTGTGAGAAAGAACGAGATCCAACACATGAAGTTTATTATTGCCAAAAATGCACATATATTGCTCATATTGAATGTGTCTCAATCAGGTCGCACCCTTTCTTTAGTTTgctttacttttatatattactttattCCTCGTTTTCTAATAACGGAATGTTTGCTGTACATTAG